A window from Gottschalkiaceae bacterium SANA encodes these proteins:
- a CDS encoding sigma 54-interacting transcriptional regulator: MMKKRLGIITSSVDVGNEYKRQILEIFNYSIDVLRYSFDMSASEEVWDVDVLLISTYSQYEVVKKQISSKTIVVISNLTLSKEGLNRLSETKLDKRVALVNLSFEMCIETIATLHQLGFDETQLIPVYPNMENVPKLEMAITTGEARYVPKEMKTIIELGHRVIDRNTIVELAIALKAEEMLEDRRVIDYFSHLASENKGFEYFINQTRAFKKQFSTLVSIMEKGVIGFDHTGVIEMANEKAKQLIGMDRYLKGMRIDELFPGEIMSKYFESRKKLLDQLVQINHRNITLSIFPVSDIGESTEMMTGSYAILDSFETQENTQNRLRLQLANKGHVAKYTVDQIIGESEAIQQVKKLVVRMGNSHSAVMITGESGTGKELIAQAVHNGSPVRDKQFVAINCAAISPSLLESELFGYEAGAFTGALKEGKSGIFELAHNGTLFLDEIGEMPLELQSRFLRVIQEGEVIRVGGQKVIKVNTRIVAATNRDLYSQVQKNKFRKDLYYRLNVLPINVPPLRDRHGDVELLFQYFQKLQGCQFELTAEVLDFFNAYDWEGNIRELRNCVKYFENVGEGLITIEHLPFHMTGNRLAKREVKTQRIGDLNKKESYVLMQFYTAFQNKKKLGRKSISQLAHEDNFFLSEYDVRRILKDLHDLGYIDVSTGRGGSTISKEGIRIVETN, encoded by the coding sequence ATGATGAAAAAACGGTTGGGAATTATTACCTCAAGCGTCGATGTGGGCAATGAATATAAAAGGCAAATTCTAGAAATCTTCAATTATTCCATTGATGTACTTCGCTACTCCTTTGATATGAGTGCATCGGAAGAAGTATGGGATGTGGATGTTTTATTGATTAGTACCTATTCGCAATACGAGGTGGTTAAAAAGCAGATTAGTTCAAAGACGATCGTCGTTATTTCCAATTTGACCTTATCCAAGGAGGGGCTAAACCGACTTTCCGAAACGAAATTGGATAAACGTGTGGCGCTAGTGAATCTGAGTTTCGAGATGTGTATTGAAACCATCGCAACTCTCCATCAGTTGGGATTTGACGAAACGCAGTTGATTCCGGTTTATCCGAACATGGAAAATGTACCAAAACTCGAAATGGCCATTACAACGGGTGAAGCAAGGTATGTACCCAAAGAAATGAAGACCATTATCGAATTGGGCCATCGTGTTATTGACCGCAATACAATTGTGGAGCTGGCAATTGCTTTAAAGGCAGAAGAGATGTTGGAAGACCGTAGAGTGATTGACTACTTCAGCCATTTGGCGTCGGAAAACAAGGGCTTTGAGTATTTTATTAATCAGACGCGGGCTTTCAAAAAACAATTTTCCACCCTGGTTTCCATTATGGAGAAGGGTGTTATTGGTTTCGATCATACAGGTGTGATTGAAATGGCAAACGAAAAAGCAAAACAGTTAATCGGTATGGATCGATACTTAAAAGGAATGCGGATTGATGAGTTGTTTCCTGGCGAGATTATGAGCAAGTATTTTGAGTCTCGAAAGAAACTGCTCGATCAATTGGTGCAAATCAACCATCGGAACATTACTCTTTCCATTTTTCCAGTTTCTGATATCGGAGAATCAACGGAGATGATGACGGGGTCGTATGCGATTCTCGATAGTTTCGAGACCCAGGAGAATACACAGAACCGATTGCGTTTACAATTGGCCAATAAGGGCCATGTTGCAAAGTATACCGTGGATCAAATTATCGGGGAGAGTGAAGCCATTCAACAGGTGAAGAAACTGGTTGTACGGATGGGCAATTCTCATTCTGCGGTAATGATTACAGGGGAGAGTGGCACGGGAAAGGAATTGATCGCCCAAGCTGTTCATAATGGTTCACCGGTGAGGGATAAGCAGTTCGTCGCCATCAACTGTGCGGCTATTTCTCCGAGTCTGCTGGAAAGTGAACTTTTTGGCTATGAAGCGGGCGCTTTTACGGGTGCCTTAAAAGAAGGCAAAAGTGGGATTTTCGAACTGGCACATAATGGTACTCTTTTCCTCGATGAGATTGGAGAGATGCCTTTGGAATTGCAGTCGCGATTTCTTCGCGTGATTCAGGAAGGGGAAGTGATCCGGGTTGGCGGTCAAAAGGTGATCAAGGTGAATACGCGGATCGTAGCAGCGACCAATCGAGACTTATATAGTCAGGTGCAGAAGAACAAGTTTAGAAAAGACCTATACTACAGGTTGAATGTTTTACCGATCAACGTACCACCTCTTCGGGACCGTCACGGTGATGTGGAATTGTTGTTCCAATATTTCCAAAAACTCCAAGGGTGTCAATTTGAACTGACCGCTGAGGTGTTAGATTTTTTCAATGCCTATGACTGGGAAGGCAATATTCGAGAGCTGCGAAATTGTGTCAAGTATTTTGAAAATGTTGGGGAGGGTTTGATTACCATAGAACATCTTCCCTTCCACATGACGGGCAATCGTCTTGCAAAAAGGGAAGTGAAAACCCAAAGGATTGGAGATTTGAATAAAAAGGAGAGCTATGTATTGATGCAATTCTACACGGCTTTTCAAAACAAGAAGAAACTAGGCAGAAAAAGCATTTCACAGCTTGCTCATGAAGACAATTTTTTCCTCAGTGAATATGATGTCAGAAGAATACTGAAGGATCTCCATGATTTGGGCTATATCGATGTATCGACGGGCCGAGGTGGATCTACGATATCGAAAGAGGGGATTCGAATCGTCGAAACGAATTAA
- a CDS encoding thiamine pyrophosphate-dependent enzyme: MYNFKDNMSKPERLSGGHRMCAGCGAPVAVRGILRAMKPEDQAVIGCATGCLEVSTFMYPYTAWKDPFIHNAFENASATVSGAEAAYKAMKRKGKIDKEVKFITFGGDGSSYDIGFQSLSGAMERGHDMVYVCYDNNAYMNTGIQRSSATPKYADTTTTPVGSDSNGKQQYRKDLTEIMVSHHIPYVAQTTFLTNMKDLHEKAEKAIYMQGPAFLNVLAPCPRGWRYEASRLMEVTKLAVDTCVWPMFEVINGSWSLSYEPKVKLPVEEYLKVQGRFKHLFLPENRHLIDEIQAEVDKNWEELKRKCNR; encoded by the coding sequence ATGTATAATTTTAAAGACAATATGAGCAAACCAGAACGTCTCTCTGGCGGACACCGCATGTGTGCCGGCTGCGGCGCACCGGTAGCGGTTCGGGGAATCCTTCGGGCCATGAAACCAGAAGATCAAGCGGTGATTGGCTGTGCGACAGGTTGCTTGGAAGTTTCGACTTTTATGTATCCCTATACAGCTTGGAAAGATCCCTTTATCCATAACGCTTTTGAGAATGCATCGGCAACCGTAAGTGGGGCGGAAGCAGCCTACAAGGCCATGAAAAGAAAAGGCAAGATTGACAAAGAAGTGAAGTTCATCACCTTTGGTGGTGACGGTTCTTCCTATGACATTGGTTTTCAATCCTTGTCGGGTGCCATGGAACGGGGCCATGACATGGTCTACGTCTGCTACGACAACAATGCCTATATGAACACGGGTATTCAGCGTTCTTCAGCAACACCCAAGTACGCCGATACCACAACAACCCCTGTTGGATCGGATTCCAACGGCAAGCAACAATACAGAAAAGATTTGACTGAGATTATGGTTTCACACCATATCCCATATGTAGCTCAAACCACCTTTTTGACGAATATGAAGGATCTGCATGAAAAGGCTGAGAAGGCCATCTACATGCAGGGCCCCGCATTCCTTAACGTCTTAGCGCCTTGCCCGCGTGGATGGCGTTATGAAGCTTCCCGCTTGATGGAGGTGACCAAGTTGGCTGTAGACACCTGTGTATGGCCAATGTTTGAGGTAATTAATGGTTCGTGGAGTTTATCTTACGAGCCAAAAGTAAAGCTTCCTGTTGAGGAATACCTAAAAGTACAGGGACGTTTTAAACATCTGTTTTTACCAGAGAACCGCCACTTGATCGACGAAATTCAGGCAGAAGTCGACAAGAACTGGGAAGAACTAAAGCGCAAGTGCAATCGTTAG